The Drosophila sulfurigaster albostrigata strain 15112-1811.04 chromosome 3, ASM2355843v2, whole genome shotgun sequence genomic sequence acacacacagacgacGCGACATACGATGCATGTACAaattgcatgtgtgtgcgtgagaaAAAAGTGAAGACAACAACCACGGACAACACACAGATTACATGTAGATGGAGAGTAAAGCAGCCAATGTCCGTATCAATGGTCAGTTTTgtactcgttgttgttgctgtggttgctgctgcttcttctacCTCCGCTGTttccgctgctgttgcttcttcttcttttttcgttACTTTGTTGTCGCCGtttaatgcttttattttctttttatatttgccaAACACATCGCCGCATTACGTCACTTTCACTGTACTTTGCGGCTTAAGACCGAACCCCCTTtccatttatttctttttgttgttgttgatgttgctgttgttgtcgcagcttctgcttctgctactgttgctgctgctacttaagttgactgttgttgttgttgtttgcactTGCTATTTGTTGGTACAAACAGGCgaactgcaataaaaatactcgTACTTAAATTTATGGTCCCGTGCATGGAGATTCTTCTTTTAGGTATGATTTATCAGATACATATTCGTATTCGGGTTTTGTGTATGCTCCGCTTTCGCATAATTTATCTCTGTGCTTTTACTTACTTAGTTAAAACTGTGTTTTTAGTTCAAGTCCAGCGCTTGATTCCAGCTATCTTCCCTATAAATTACAACTCATCCAGTGGCTAAACAAGATATCCAAAAAGCAAGCCGGATAATATAGTGGGTACAGTAATACTCTATTAgaatgtaaatacataaatattttgtgtaaGTATTATTTTTCTAAGTTTTCTCCTCTGAGGAAAATAAATCCTCCTTTTTAGGTGGCTCTTCACTTTTCTTCTTTCTCAATTTGATTTTACAATTGAGTAATTTGATGACCTCATCATAGACCTGAATCAATTCGAATTGCACCAAATATCTGCCATCCTCAAGGCGCAGTGGAAACAGATTAACATCAATAGATCCACGATCCACATAATAGAAACCCGGTGTCAACGGACAGGACATCAAAAATGTCGATGGCATTAAAGACTCCCCTTGTAGATCATCTAAGGTTAAATTGCGCAGCGACTCGAGTGTTTTACAGAAATCTAAATTCTTCATTTTTATCATCTCCACGGTCTTTGATCCGCCTGGAACATTATCCAACCGGCGAGCAAAGACATGCATTAACAATTTTCCAGGAAATTGTTCCCTCACAGTCATATTATAGTTGAGTTCCTCCATATTTTCAACGCTGTAGCTGACAAAGATATCATTGGGAACAAAAGACTTTGAATAGAATTCATCGTACTGAAGGTTGAGCTAAATAAAagatcataaatatttatatggtaGATATAACTATCAAACACAATTCCAACTTACGCCGAGGACGCAAAGTTTAGTCCAGGTGAATAGAAATAGAAGTTGATATGTATGCATTGAGTTTCCCACATCTAATATGATAGCAAACTATAACGAACTGAAgtttcaaatgaatgaattttggaTAAATATTGTAGTTAAAGTCACACCACGTCGCCTGAGTTAATGGTTTACTGTTTACTGATCGCTTCATCGAGCTTCCCAGATTCTTATCAACctcttttgtattttcagtgtgtgtgtttgagggCAGTTAAAAAATTAGTCTATAATTTACATGCGTTCAGCATGTGTGTTCTTTCTAATGAGGTCAAGGTTACAAGGCTTTTAACCCACATTTGCGCATCATTTGAAGATATATAACGGAGTGTTACGCATGTTTATGCCTATATATCAACCAACCGAAATTTCCATCCATTTTGCACAATCTTCACTCATTTAACAATCTTCAAATTGTCAACATGTGCAAATAACTCGTCGTTTACCCGTGTAAATTTATCttagacaaagacaaagagagtgagagttgGAGGCGGCAGgttgtaaacaaattgcaatccCATAGTTAACACATcaaacactcactcacacacacacacacacatgtgggATGCGACCACGCCCTTTTGTCGAGCTACTATAATTTACGAGCTAATTGAGTTGCCCATGGGCATAAAAAACGGGTTAACAATGACATCGAATAGTTGGACTGGCAGACGAATCGACGACACAGCGATGAGACCGGTGACGATGTCGACTTCGATGTCGATGGGTATGACTCGATCAAAATATTTAGCTACAGTGAAGACTGCCTTTATTACTTGGCACCTTTTTCTGTGAAGTTTAAGTAATATTGCAGAGAAATTTCTTCCCTCTTAATTTAACTCTCTAATACCGAAGAACGCctcatataatttgtattatctaAAAATAAGAAGCTTTTGAGTCGTATGAATTATAGATGTCAGCCggaaataatcaaatataagcttgttatttttttctaagAAGATTATTTAATGTTCTTTCATCGCTTTAGAGCAAAtagtttctttaatttaacCCTCTACCCAAGAGTACCTGAAGCACATAAAAACTCATTTCGATGGACATTGAAGTTCAACGTAACCATCAAAGCCCCAAGAATGCTTTCAAGGTACTCGTGATATAATtcgtattatttaaaaagacaAGCTTAACATATTGGtgatttgaattataattggCAGTTGACAATAATCAAACTTTAAACATGATATGTTTATTGTCAACtgacaaatataatttaaatgacttAAAAGACTCTCATTCTTTATACCCCATAGGGTGTAATGAATGTAAcaggcatctccgactctataaagtatatatattcttgatcagcgacaatagccgagacgatctagttatgtccgtctgttcgtatttagatctcagagattgtcagagatagatatataattttattatagcatttgttatgtttactCGCTGATCAAATCacaaatctataaaaatcgaaaaacaagcgtaGTTTTCAAGCTAGAATCGCGATTTTTACTCGCGTACATACAATactaactatagtatttatgattcctgatttggttgcgatctgcaaaaaattgtcgaagttattaaagaaatactttgtatgggcaaaaacgcctactgcaTAGGGTTCTAGTTGCTTTGcctgacaatatggtatattttgcactctggtatattttcaatgtactactatattagtatatcagtcgtcggtatatttttggtattttgtatattaatttggtataaaattaattcagcactgttttgcttttattaaaaataggtTGCGTGTATCTCAAagtcttacttgtttcttatatgtttaataaatttagcagaGTAATTGCCTTCCTTTATAGCAGATACTTTCCATAACTAAAATTGAGCTTCAATTTCTGTCAAAAGAAGTTTCCACTGTACTCGTAATATGCTTGTAATTTGTTGTCTAATCATCCGACAATAAGCCAAAGCATTTTTGTGCGATCGCAGAGTGTGGCAactgtttttgtgtttggaGAGTCTCCACCGGagacatttgcataaatactTGAACTTATCTCACACTCTGATACATTCAGCTAACATGTCTCACAAACATGCTTACTCACGATTGTCTATGCATTTTCAAAGCTTATCAAAAATCATTCATTTACTTCCGACTCAATCAattcatcgtcgtcgtcgtcgtcgtcgcctcAAAGTGCACTGCATTTGTCAACGcttattatgcaaatgttgtttgAAAAATAACTTTGGTAtctataataaaacaaaaaataaaactacaacTATAATACATAAGAAATTAAGTCACATGTTGACCTCTAtcttattgtatttattgttattagtaGTCTTCATCATCGTAGTAGTAACGCCCAACTCATCCCCAATTCCAATTTAATcttttatattgatttaacGTTTTGAATCGTTTGCTGTGATGGCTATTAGAAgtgctaaatatttattgttgctgctgaccaGATTCATTTTATGGCATCGTGTGAGTTATTTGAGTCAACTTTGTGAATGTTCTTGAAGATGCTGCGCGATGATACGAGTTATTTGATTAACAGACCCCCAACTATAGAAAGGgaatggaaatattttaatttgaatatcatTGTTTAACTTTCGCAAATTTGTTCGCTGTACTATCGCATCTTCCGTGTGTTTAAGGTGGAGTCGGGGAATTGACTATTTATCAATTGAGCTGCTCCGTTGACCGATTTCCAAACGAGTTGTATATGCGATATACGTTGACATAACCTTCAGATGCTGTTACGTGGTAAAGTGATAAACTAACAGATGCGCCTTAAGCATTGCACTTGTAAACTTTTGGAGTTGTACAACTCTTCTAGTGTTTTCTTACAGAGTATGAGGTGACATTTAATCAGCGGCTTGACTTCTTCAGTGGCAAAGACTTCTTTTGTTTAGCTAATGCAAACAATTACAGCTGTAGACAAGTTTCTGATGCTGTTTCACCTTATAATATTTGCGATAAGCATATAGACTGATGGACGCCCAGCAGGGCTAAAAGACTTCAACGTCGACTCCAACTCGTATCTCGCATCGAAgtcatttgcaatttttgcgagtttttcttttggttttcggttttttggttttgttttcttctttttgtttaccGGACTCGTTTATTAATGCGCCTTTGTTTATGTATCGGCGAAGACGCACCATATGCAGTTTACATATGACATTATCATGAGTTAAGGGTAACTGCCAATAGCTTTTTTCGGATATAAAAGCCACCAGCGCTGTAACCAACAGCTGCAGTCAATTTTGGAATTAAACAACTCAACAAGTTGCCTTCGCATatcccgcacacacacacacacaatcatcATGAAGTACATTGTTTTCGTAAGTTTCCTTTTTGGGATCAAAAGTATTCTTTACTTACTTTGACCATTCACATGTCGTCGCAGGTCGTTTTCCTTTGCCTCGCTGCTGTGGCTTTGGTGTCTGCGGTGCCCGTGGATGAGACGCTGCAAGGTGACAACATCTACAGCGAGTCGGATGTCCACAATCCTCACGATCCTCAGGCCATCTTTAAGCTGAAGAAGATCAAGAAGCTGCTGCTTGGTTAAGCCCTGAAGCCATATTCATCGGATTTGTTCAAGTCTTGTCTAGTCTACGTACaaaccacaaacacacacacataaacgcacacgcacacaataaACTGGGAACTTCGCCTCTTCGCTTTAGCCTAGGCACTGCGCTGCACCAACCTTAGAGATAAATTCAGTTCACCGCTACAAAATAAATg encodes the following:
- the LOC133842391 gene encoding uncharacterized protein LOC133842391, giving the protein MKYIVFVVFLCLAAVALVSAVPVDETLQGDNIYSESDVHNPHDPQAIFKLKKIKKLLLG
- the LOC133840108 gene encoding uncharacterized protein LOC133840108, yielding MHTYQLLFLFTWTKLCVLGLNLQYDEFYSKSFVPNDIFVSYSVENMEELNYNMTVREQFPGKLLMHVFARRLDNVPGGSKTVEMIKMKNLDFCKTLESLRNLTLDDLQGESLMPSTFLMSCPLTPGFYYVDRGSIDVNLFPLRLEDGRYLVQFELIQVYDEVIKLLNCKIKLRKKKSEEPPKKEDLFSSEEKT